Proteins found in one Herbiconiux sp. A18JL235 genomic segment:
- a CDS encoding heme oxygenase (biliverdin-producing), producing MAAVIPFSQALRERTWSGHGDSEGAGFMTDLMSGKGSKDDYIALVAQHYFIYEALEAAADRMKNDPVAAAFISPKLTRLPAIEADLEFLLGAEWREQIEPLPTTQRYVKRIEEVAATWNGGFIAHHYTRYLGDLSGGQIIRTLMQRQFGFETNGVGFYLFGDIAKPKEFKEIYRTQLDAVDWDDAERDRVIDEVLVAYRFNTELFLDLADAKAAQVA from the coding sequence ATGGCCGCAGTGATCCCCTTCTCTCAGGCTCTTCGCGAGCGCACCTGGTCGGGCCACGGCGACAGCGAGGGCGCCGGCTTCATGACCGACCTGATGAGCGGCAAGGGTTCGAAAGACGACTACATCGCCCTGGTCGCCCAGCACTACTTCATCTACGAAGCCCTCGAGGCAGCCGCCGACCGCATGAAGAACGACCCCGTCGCCGCCGCGTTCATCTCGCCGAAGCTCACCCGGCTGCCCGCCATCGAGGCCGACCTCGAGTTCCTCCTCGGCGCCGAGTGGCGCGAGCAGATCGAGCCGCTGCCCACCACGCAGCGCTATGTGAAGCGCATCGAAGAGGTGGCCGCCACATGGAACGGCGGGTTCATCGCGCACCACTACACGCGCTACCTCGGCGACCTCTCCGGTGGGCAGATCATCCGCACGCTGATGCAGCGGCAGTTCGGCTTCGAGACCAACGGCGTGGGCTTCTACCTGTTCGGCGACATCGCGAAGCCGAAGGAGTTCAAGGAGATCTACCGTACCCAGCTCGACGCCGTCGACTGGGACGACGCCGAGCGCGATCGCGTGATCGACGAGGTGCTCGTCGCCTACCGCTTCAACACCGAGCTCTTCCTCGACCTCGCCGACGCCAAGGCCGCCCAGGTCGCTTAG
- a CDS encoding DUF2470 domain-containing protein has protein sequence MTAFAPEVVDAVLRHMNDDHTDDNLLIARAFVDPSADASTMTGFDGDGGVWEVTTGGTARTASVAWPAGPISERAEVRREIVALYDEACAVLGVEPRSHDR, from the coding sequence GTGACCGCATTCGCACCCGAGGTCGTCGACGCCGTGCTCCGGCACATGAACGACGACCACACCGACGACAACCTGCTCATCGCCCGCGCCTTCGTCGACCCCTCGGCCGACGCCTCGACGATGACCGGGTTCGACGGCGACGGGGGAGTGTGGGAGGTGACGACCGGGGGCACGGCACGCACCGCATCCGTCGCCTGGCCGGCCGGCCCGATCAGCGAGCGGGCCGAGGTGCGCCGCGAGATCGTCGCCCTCTACGACGAGGCCTGCGCCGTACTCGGGGTGGAACCGCGCTCTCACGACCGCTAG
- a CDS encoding dienelactone hydrolase family protein → MSELVDIPSPGWPLEFGVPGRAGVVIVHDEYGRLPYLESYGTALAAQGFHVVVPDLFDGKAAVHEAGAAELVARVDEGFAQATLDDAIGFPRAAGATRVGVIGLGLGGRLALRAAQSGAADAVVTYYATLGDDEGGIIPCPVMLHRAAGDEFDAFVSRVKEHGTPVTQHSYAASSGFANATVAELVDPQAAALAFARSVYFMQAQLLD, encoded by the coding sequence ATGAGCGAGCTCGTCGACATCCCCTCACCCGGCTGGCCGCTCGAGTTCGGTGTTCCCGGCCGCGCCGGTGTGGTCATCGTCCACGACGAGTACGGCCGGCTTCCCTACCTCGAGTCGTACGGCACGGCCCTCGCCGCGCAGGGCTTCCACGTCGTCGTGCCCGACCTCTTCGACGGCAAGGCCGCCGTGCACGAGGCGGGCGCGGCCGAGCTGGTCGCCCGCGTCGACGAGGGCTTCGCCCAGGCGACCCTCGACGACGCCATCGGGTTCCCACGCGCCGCCGGGGCCACCCGCGTCGGCGTGATCGGGCTCGGTCTCGGCGGCAGGCTCGCGCTGCGGGCGGCGCAGAGCGGGGCAGCGGATGCCGTGGTCACCTACTACGCCACGCTCGGCGACGACGAGGGCGGCATCATCCCCTGCCCGGTGATGCTGCACCGGGCAGCAGGCGACGAGTTCGACGCCTTCGTGAGCCGCGTGAAGGAGCACGGCACCCCGGTGACCCAGCACAGTTACGCCGCGTCGTCCGGCTTCGCGAACGCGACGGTCGCAGAGCTCGTCGACCCCCAGGCCGCCGCACTCGCCTTCGCCCGCTCGGTCTACTTCATGCAGGCCCAGCTGCTCGACTGA
- a CDS encoding ATP-dependent RecD-like DNA helicase has product MDRPALSAEQQRVFDLIEGTREHVFVTGRAGTGKSTLLNHLSWNTEKQLVISAPTGVAALNVGGQTIHSLFKLPIGVIADHEIEQGGEVRKLLNTIDTLVIDEVSMVNADLMDAIDRSLRQARQRPAEAFGGVQVVLFGDPYQLAPVPGDADERAYFADRYRSMWFFDARVWEEAPLRIVELTEVHRQHDDDFKFMLNAVRFGMVTKEIADALNGAGARTPPADGAITLATRNDSVNRINQSALARLPGRVLSAKAEISGDFAGRAYPADVNLELKVEAQVMFLRNDGDQRWVNGTVGTVTKIDSTVWVDVDGEVHEVDPVAWEKHRYSYSPESKQLTKEVIGEFTQFPLRLAWAVTIHKSQGQTYDEAIVDLGSRVFSPGQTYVALSRLTTLDGLYLTRPLKPSDIIVDKAVLAFMQRATRPR; this is encoded by the coding sequence ATGGACAGGCCAGCGCTCTCGGCCGAGCAGCAGAGGGTGTTCGACCTCATCGAAGGCACCCGCGAGCACGTGTTCGTCACCGGTCGCGCAGGCACCGGCAAGTCGACGCTGCTCAACCACCTCTCGTGGAACACCGAGAAGCAGCTCGTCATCTCGGCACCTACGGGGGTCGCCGCCCTCAATGTCGGCGGGCAGACCATCCACTCCTTGTTCAAGCTGCCGATCGGGGTCATCGCCGACCACGAGATCGAGCAGGGCGGTGAGGTGCGGAAGCTGCTCAACACCATCGACACCCTCGTCATCGACGAGGTCTCGATGGTGAACGCCGACCTCATGGATGCGATCGACCGCAGCCTCCGTCAGGCCAGGCAGCGCCCCGCCGAGGCCTTCGGTGGCGTTCAGGTGGTGCTGTTCGGCGACCCGTACCAGCTCGCCCCGGTGCCGGGCGACGCCGACGAGCGCGCCTACTTCGCCGACCGCTACCGGTCGATGTGGTTCTTCGACGCGCGGGTGTGGGAGGAGGCGCCGCTCCGTATCGTCGAGCTCACCGAGGTGCACCGTCAGCACGACGACGACTTCAAGTTCATGCTCAACGCCGTTCGGTTCGGCATGGTCACCAAGGAGATCGCCGACGCGCTGAACGGTGCGGGCGCGCGCACTCCCCCCGCAGACGGCGCGATCACCCTCGCCACACGCAACGATTCGGTGAACCGCATCAATCAGAGTGCGCTGGCGCGCCTGCCCGGCCGCGTGCTGAGCGCGAAGGCCGAGATCTCGGGCGACTTCGCGGGGCGGGCCTACCCGGCCGATGTGAACCTCGAGCTCAAGGTGGAGGCCCAGGTGATGTTCCTCCGCAACGACGGCGACCAGCGCTGGGTGAACGGCACGGTCGGCACCGTCACCAAGATCGACTCGACCGTGTGGGTCGACGTCGACGGCGAGGTGCACGAGGTCGACCCGGTGGCCTGGGAGAAGCACCGCTACTCCTACTCCCCCGAGTCGAAGCAGCTCACCAAGGAGGTGATCGGCGAGTTCACCCAGTTCCCGCTGCGGCTGGCCTGGGCGGTCACCATCCACAAGTCGCAGGGGCAGACCTACGACGAGGCGATCGTCGACCTCGGCTCCCGGGTGTTCAGCCCCGGCCAGACCTATGTGGCGCTCAGCCGCCTCACCACTCTCGACGGCCTCTACCTCACCAGGCCGTTGAAGCCCAGCGACATCATCGTCGACAAAGCCGTCCTCGCCTTCATGCAGCGCGCCACCCGCCCCCGCTGA
- a CDS encoding cytochrome c oxidase assembly protein yields the protein MLRVVRVAGPAALVAVSVAALLAALAIGGGAAPQLLEDPGAVVRYGLPAASMLVNIAAAGMIGSIGLVLFVFPGDSPVAARTLDVAAGSAALFTVAAGLTGFFSYLSVTARALSFDDTFSQGLGQFLTAIPLGQAWLQTTLTGAVVTVLCFAVRNQTALFFVGLLAVASLWPMAQQGHAAGTDGHDAAITALMLHLVFAAAWLGGLVVIAILSRQLDTPRLVDVVARYSSVALVCFIVVAASGYVSAELRVGSLDRLLTPYGVLVLVKVGALVALGVFGAFHRRFVIGRLADTGRRRHFWWLVVAELAFMGIATGFAAALARTATPVPETVPPEQTAAQILTGTQLPPEPTVERFLTLWNFDLIWVLVCAFGIVFYLAGVWRLHRRGDRWPWYRTVLWVAGMLMLFYVTNGGLNVYEKFLFSAHMFGHMTLSMAIPLLLVPAGPVTLALRAIRKRDDGSRGMREWILLAVHSRVAAVIANPIVAGVLFATSLVAFYYTPLFRWATEDHLGHEWMIVHFLIVGYLFVQALIGIDPVPYKLPYPFRLVLLLATMAFHAFFGLALMEGTGLLLADWFGATGRTWAADALEDQQTGGGIAWSIGEIPTVILAFVVAVQWSRNDKKETTRRDRNADRTGEAELEEYNRMLAQLAGGSGRSEGGRQGEGSAPR from the coding sequence GTGCTGAGAGTCGTGCGGGTCGCCGGTCCTGCCGCCCTGGTGGCGGTCTCGGTGGCGGCGCTCCTCGCGGCCCTCGCCATCGGTGGCGGCGCTGCGCCGCAGCTGCTCGAAGACCCCGGCGCGGTGGTGCGCTACGGGCTCCCTGCGGCCTCGATGCTCGTCAACATCGCCGCCGCAGGCATGATCGGCTCGATCGGCCTCGTCCTCTTCGTCTTCCCGGGCGACAGCCCCGTGGCCGCCCGTACCCTCGACGTCGCCGCCGGCTCCGCAGCTCTGTTCACCGTCGCCGCCGGGCTGACCGGCTTCTTCAGCTACCTCAGCGTCACCGCGCGGGCGCTGAGTTTCGACGACACCTTCTCGCAGGGTCTCGGCCAGTTCCTCACCGCCATCCCGCTCGGTCAGGCGTGGCTGCAGACAACCCTCACGGGCGCCGTGGTCACCGTGCTCTGCTTCGCCGTGCGCAACCAGACCGCCCTGTTCTTCGTCGGACTCCTCGCCGTGGCGTCGCTGTGGCCGATGGCCCAGCAGGGCCACGCCGCCGGAACCGATGGCCACGACGCGGCCATCACCGCTCTGATGCTCCACCTCGTCTTCGCGGCTGCCTGGCTGGGGGGTCTCGTCGTCATCGCCATCCTGAGTCGTCAGCTCGACACCCCGCGGCTCGTCGACGTGGTGGCGCGCTACTCCAGCGTCGCCCTGGTGTGCTTCATCGTGGTGGCGGCGTCGGGCTACGTGAGCGCGGAGCTCCGGGTGGGCTCGCTCGACCGCCTGCTCACCCCCTACGGCGTGCTGGTGCTCGTGAAGGTCGGCGCGCTCGTCGCGCTCGGGGTGTTCGGCGCGTTCCACCGCCGATTCGTGATCGGCCGGCTCGCCGACACCGGCCGGCGCCGGCACTTCTGGTGGCTGGTCGTCGCCGAGCTCGCGTTCATGGGCATCGCCACCGGCTTCGCCGCCGCACTCGCCCGTACGGCCACCCCGGTTCCCGAGACCGTGCCGCCCGAGCAGACGGCGGCGCAGATCCTCACCGGAACGCAGCTGCCCCCTGAGCCGACGGTGGAGCGCTTCCTCACCCTGTGGAACTTCGACCTCATCTGGGTGCTGGTGTGCGCCTTCGGCATCGTGTTCTACCTCGCGGGCGTCTGGCGCCTGCACCGGCGCGGCGACCGCTGGCCCTGGTACCGCACGGTGCTGTGGGTCGCGGGCATGCTGATGCTGTTCTACGTCACCAACGGCGGCCTCAACGTCTACGAGAAGTTCCTCTTCTCGGCTCACATGTTCGGGCACATGACCCTCAGCATGGCCATCCCGCTGCTGCTCGTGCCGGCCGGCCCCGTGACGCTCGCACTCCGCGCCATCCGCAAGCGCGACGACGGCAGCCGCGGCATGCGCGAGTGGATCCTGCTCGCCGTGCACTCCCGTGTCGCCGCGGTCATCGCGAACCCCATCGTCGCGGGCGTGCTCTTCGCCACCAGCCTCGTCGCCTTCTACTACACGCCGTTGTTCCGCTGGGCGACCGAAGACCACCTCGGGCACGAGTGGATGATCGTGCACTTCCTCATCGTCGGCTACCTCTTCGTGCAGGCTCTCATCGGCATCGACCCGGTGCCCTACAAGCTGCCCTACCCGTTCCGCCTGGTGCTGCTACTGGCCACGATGGCGTTCCACGCCTTCTTCGGTCTCGCGCTCATGGAGGGCACGGGGCTGCTGCTCGCCGACTGGTTCGGCGCCACCGGCCGCACCTGGGCCGCCGACGCCCTCGAAGACCAGCAGACCGGCGGCGGCATCGCCTGGAGCATCGGTGAGATCCCCACCGTCATCCTCGCCTTCGTCGTCGCGGTTCAATGGAGCCGCAACGACAAGAAGGAGACCACGCGTCGCGACCGCAACGCCGATCGCACGGGCGAGGCCGAGCTCGAGGAGTACAACCGGATGCTCGCTCAGCTCGCCGGAGGCAGCGGGCGCTCCGAGGGCGGTCGACAGGGCGAGGGCTCAGCTCCGCGGTGA
- a CDS encoding MMPL family transporter, with protein sequence MATLLYRIGRFAAHRSIAVIVGWVVLLGLFVGGAGALGGTMSSSFAIPGTESQQAIDMLDQRFPQASGGSAKVIYVPPSGQKIDAFESQIAASVTALGSVDHVSMVTGPFDANASAQVNDDSSMAYTTVQLDVASSQLSEAENEAIVAAGEKAATDGVTVYFSGVTDPPEAGVDYTEAIGLLVAFVVLLITFGSLLAAGMPLVTSVIGVAITTTTITIASGFVSISSTAPLLATMLGLAVGIDYALFIVARHRTQLIHGMDPKESAATAVATAGSAVVFAGLTVIIALLGLSVVQIPFLTVMGIGAAISVVIAVVVALTLLPAILGLFGRRLIPKPTSRAARRELASADPHAKKTTLGARWVALATAKPVITVAVVVIGLVVVALPAASLRLTLPDAGYDPSGSMSREGYDQLSEGFGPGFNGPLLITADIAAVTDLDSARTALHDQFTGLPDVASVSQALPNATLDMLIVSIIPDSSPDSVATEQLVHGIRDSEAAFEKANGFGYQVTGQTALGIDVSARLADALLPFAVVVVGLCIILLTIVFRSLAVPISATIGYLLSVAASFGIVTAVFEWGWLADVLGVAKVGPVISFFPILLMAVLFGLAMDYQVFLVSRMREVYSETGDAHFSVRHGFVGAARVVTAAACIMFAVFASFVPGGNAVLQPIALGLAAGVFIDAFLVRMTFIPALMMLLGKLGWAIPKRLARILPNVDLEGEGVREMLDAVRWRPLPAPDAPPFAVAAERAVVESAAEGELVAPFDVRAEAGDLVIVTGAVGTHPEAVVAAMAGRQRLLEGHLRVLDRPLPVHAAELRRHSVLVARPVDDDLLADRIPLGSLPAVARRVQERLQRELGEELAELWGGALAEEWMRQLAEATAAAATVTDRRGRATAKVGLVAVDGTGIPTAHLQHALSIVDAALPLTATLVVAHHGARLEAGTRPVQVVELAAVRPEPRALPGLPGLPAAPDGAPGDQAALDAPSGRGGGPAPDDPGPQRGGDSPDDPDQNPPTEPRQEVTA encoded by the coding sequence ATGGCTACGCTGCTGTACAGGATCGGGCGCTTCGCCGCGCATCGGAGCATCGCGGTGATAGTGGGATGGGTGGTGCTGCTCGGGTTGTTCGTCGGCGGCGCCGGCGCGCTCGGCGGCACCATGAGCTCCTCCTTCGCCATCCCAGGCACCGAGTCGCAGCAGGCCATCGACATGCTCGACCAGCGCTTCCCGCAGGCCTCGGGGGGCAGCGCCAAGGTCATCTACGTGCCGCCGTCGGGGCAGAAGATCGATGCCTTCGAGAGCCAGATCGCCGCATCCGTCACCGCGCTCGGCTCGGTCGACCACGTGTCGATGGTGACGGGGCCGTTCGACGCCAACGCGTCGGCGCAGGTCAACGACGACAGCAGCATGGCGTACACGACCGTGCAGCTCGACGTCGCGAGCTCCCAGCTGAGCGAGGCCGAGAACGAGGCGATCGTCGCCGCGGGCGAGAAGGCGGCGACCGACGGGGTCACGGTCTACTTCTCCGGGGTCACCGACCCGCCGGAGGCCGGGGTCGACTACACCGAGGCCATCGGCCTGCTGGTGGCCTTCGTCGTGCTCCTCATCACCTTCGGCTCACTGCTCGCAGCCGGCATGCCGCTCGTCACCTCGGTGATCGGCGTCGCCATCACGACCACCACCATCACCATCGCGTCGGGCTTCGTGAGCATCTCCTCCACGGCGCCGCTGCTCGCCACGATGCTCGGACTCGCCGTCGGCATCGACTACGCCCTGTTCATCGTGGCGCGGCACCGTACCCAGCTCATCCACGGCATGGACCCGAAGGAATCGGCCGCCACCGCCGTGGCCACCGCGGGCAGCGCGGTCGTCTTCGCAGGTCTCACGGTCATCATCGCCCTGCTCGGCCTCTCGGTGGTGCAGATCCCCTTCCTCACCGTGATGGGCATCGGCGCCGCCATCTCGGTCGTGATCGCCGTCGTCGTGGCACTCACCCTGCTTCCCGCCATCCTCGGCCTGTTCGGTCGGCGCCTCATCCCGAAGCCCACCTCGCGCGCCGCTCGGCGCGAGCTCGCGTCCGCCGACCCGCACGCGAAGAAGACCACGCTCGGGGCGCGCTGGGTGGCGCTCGCCACCGCCAAGCCCGTCATCACCGTCGCCGTGGTGGTGATCGGGCTGGTCGTCGTCGCGCTCCCCGCCGCATCGCTCCGGCTCACGCTGCCCGACGCCGGGTACGACCCGAGCGGCTCGATGTCGCGCGAGGGGTACGACCAGCTGAGCGAGGGCTTCGGCCCCGGCTTCAACGGGCCACTGCTCATCACCGCCGACATCGCCGCGGTGACAGACCTCGACTCGGCCCGCACCGCGCTGCACGACCAGTTCACCGGCCTCCCCGACGTCGCGAGCGTGAGCCAGGCGTTGCCGAATGCCACTCTCGACATGCTCATCGTGTCGATCATCCCCGACAGTTCGCCCGACAGCGTCGCCACCGAGCAGCTGGTGCACGGCATCCGTGACAGCGAAGCCGCCTTCGAGAAGGCGAACGGCTTCGGCTACCAGGTGACCGGGCAGACCGCGCTCGGCATCGACGTGTCGGCGCGGCTCGCCGACGCCCTGTTGCCGTTCGCGGTGGTCGTGGTGGGCCTGTGCATCATCCTGCTCACCATCGTCTTCCGCTCCCTCGCAGTGCCCATCTCGGCGACCATCGGCTACCTGCTCTCGGTGGCTGCGTCGTTCGGCATCGTCACCGCGGTGTTCGAGTGGGGCTGGCTCGCCGATGTGCTCGGCGTGGCCAAGGTGGGCCCGGTCATCAGCTTCTTCCCCATCCTCCTCATGGCGGTGCTGTTCGGCCTCGCCATGGACTACCAGGTCTTCCTGGTGTCGCGGATGCGCGAGGTGTACAGCGAGACCGGCGACGCCCACTTCTCGGTGCGCCACGGTTTCGTGGGAGCCGCCCGGGTGGTGACGGCTGCCGCCTGCATCATGTTCGCCGTGTTCGCGAGCTTCGTGCCGGGCGGCAACGCCGTGCTGCAGCCGATCGCCCTCGGCCTCGCGGCGGGCGTGTTCATCGACGCCTTCCTCGTGCGCATGACCTTCATCCCGGCACTCATGATGCTGCTCGGTAAGCTCGGCTGGGCCATCCCGAAGCGGCTGGCGCGCATCCTGCCGAACGTCGACCTCGAGGGCGAGGGCGTGCGCGAGATGCTCGACGCGGTGCGGTGGCGTCCGTTGCCCGCGCCCGACGCGCCGCCCTTCGCCGTGGCCGCGGAGCGCGCGGTCGTCGAGTCCGCCGCCGAAGGCGAGCTCGTCGCCCCCTTCGACGTGCGCGCCGAGGCGGGCGACCTGGTGATCGTGACCGGAGCGGTCGGCACCCACCCCGAGGCCGTCGTCGCCGCGATGGCCGGGAGGCAGCGGCTGCTCGAGGGCCACCTGCGCGTGCTCGACCGCCCCCTCCCCGTGCACGCGGCCGAGCTGCGCCGCCACAGCGTGCTCGTGGCGCGGCCGGTCGACGACGACCTGCTGGCCGACCGCATCCCGCTCGGCTCGTTGCCCGCCGTCGCACGGAGGGTGCAGGAGCGGCTGCAGCGCGAGCTCGGCGAGGAACTCGCTGAGCTCTGGGGCGGAGCTCTCGCGGAGGAGTGGATGCGCCAGCTCGCGGAGGCCACGGCCGCCGCGGCGACGGTGACCGACCGGCGCGGGCGCGCCACCGCCAAGGTGGGGCTCGTCGCCGTCGACGGCACCGGCATCCCCACCGCCCACCTGCAGCACGCGCTCTCGATCGTCGACGCAGCACTGCCGCTCACCGCCACGCTCGTCGTCGCCCACCACGGGGCGCGGCTCGAGGCGGGCACCCGTCCTGTGCAGGTGGTGGAGCTCGCCGCGGTGCGTCCGGAGCCGCGGGCGCTGCCGGGCCTGCCGGGTCTGCCGGCGGCACCGGATGGCGCTCCGGGAGACCAGGCGGCCCTCGACGCACCATCGGGACGCGGTGGCGGCCCGGCCCCCGACGACCCGGGGCCGCAGCGAGGAGGCGACTCCCCCGACGACCCCGACCAGAACCCGCCCACCGAGCCCCGACAGGAGGTGACAGCATGA
- a CDS encoding YhgE/Pip domain-containing protein, translating to MTKLRSLVRRGDSGGLSPLARRIAIVLAVLTPLLIAGVAVTALRAEAGTSASGSGGSSSDAAGATSPSLPAAVVNLDQIVYVDGTTVTPAASDGSGTGSPVAAGKLLVSQLTAGTAGQGFSWTVTDPDTAAVGLSSGEFATVVTIPQQFSADYVSIATSDPVQAQVQVQTNGASSYVTELLASALSANLQATISQTATKQYVTGLLGGFTELNGQLTEAANGAGQLASGANTLAGYQDQLATGMAGAAQGGAGLDTAVQALNTGMRQIATGTADLPVYADAIAVGSTGVTDGIGLLKQRLADETAKSYGIDAQQQQLESDIAALSDAVPGLTDEEIQSRLGELQSTAAGIRVQSFGVTLGLGLDALGVTALEDFSNQVSGGAAEFAQDLPLLTSTLTEVANGTEKLASGTAELAKGLGDLSTAASGIAGGGTELATNTGKLASGLSEAAAAVPSYTKEQQDSISTVAATPVVTQQSDIDALPTPAAAIAAVAVPLALWIGAFAIYLLLTPFSRRELASTASTFRVVVAALVPAAALALVQAAVVAVVLFAVGAHPLHVMGAILFSAVMSVSFVMLHQGLVALFGQAGRLVSLALVVVQVAAAAVIIPNGLSSPFYTGLAQLLPLSHAITGMHALIGGGSAAVAAQEALVLVVFAAIGLVLTLVAVTRARGRSAVVLAAGATRGPGAAGGSGAPALPASPTAAPAA from the coding sequence ATGACGAAGCTCCGCTCCCTCGTCAGACGCGGCGACAGCGGCGGCCTCTCACCGCTCGCGCGCCGTATCGCGATCGTGCTCGCCGTGCTGACGCCCCTGCTCATCGCCGGGGTGGCCGTGACGGCGCTGCGGGCCGAGGCCGGCACGAGCGCTTCGGGCTCGGGCGGCTCGAGCTCCGACGCGGCCGGCGCGACCTCACCGAGCCTGCCCGCGGCCGTGGTCAACCTCGACCAGATCGTCTACGTCGACGGCACCACGGTCACCCCCGCGGCCTCCGACGGCAGCGGAACCGGCTCCCCCGTCGCCGCCGGCAAGCTCCTCGTCAGCCAGCTCACCGCCGGAACGGCCGGCCAGGGCTTCTCCTGGACGGTGACCGACCCCGACACCGCGGCTGTGGGCCTGTCGTCGGGCGAGTTCGCCACCGTGGTCACGATCCCTCAGCAGTTCTCGGCCGACTACGTCTCCATCGCCACGAGCGATCCCGTGCAGGCACAGGTGCAGGTGCAGACGAACGGCGCGAGCAGCTACGTCACCGAGCTCCTCGCCAGTGCCCTGTCGGCCAATCTCCAGGCCACGATCTCGCAGACGGCGACCAAACAGTACGTCACCGGTCTTCTCGGCGGCTTCACCGAGCTGAACGGACAGCTCACCGAGGCGGCGAACGGGGCCGGGCAGCTCGCCTCGGGGGCGAACACGCTCGCCGGATATCAGGACCAGCTCGCCACCGGAATGGCCGGCGCGGCGCAGGGTGGGGCGGGGCTGGACACGGCCGTGCAGGCGCTCAACACCGGCATGCGCCAGATCGCTACGGGCACGGCCGACCTGCCGGTCTACGCCGACGCCATCGCCGTCGGGTCGACCGGGGTCACCGACGGCATCGGGCTGCTCAAGCAGCGCCTTGCCGACGAGACCGCGAAGAGCTACGGCATCGACGCCCAGCAGCAACAGCTCGAGAGCGACATCGCGGCCCTGAGCGACGCCGTGCCCGGTCTCACGGATGAGGAGATCCAGTCCCGTCTCGGCGAGCTGCAGTCCACGGCGGCAGGAATACGGGTGCAGAGCTTCGGCGTGACCCTCGGGCTCGGACTCGACGCGCTCGGGGTGACGGCGCTCGAAGACTTCTCGAACCAGGTGAGCGGAGGTGCCGCCGAGTTCGCCCAAGACCTACCCCTGCTCACCTCGACGCTCACCGAGGTGGCGAACGGCACGGAGAAGCTCGCCTCCGGCACGGCCGAGTTGGCGAAGGGCCTCGGCGATCTCTCCACGGCCGCCTCGGGCATCGCCGGTGGCGGAACGGAGCTCGCCACCAACACGGGCAAGCTGGCCTCCGGTCTCTCCGAGGCCGCCGCCGCCGTTCCGAGCTACACGAAGGAGCAGCAGGACTCGATCTCCACGGTCGCGGCCACCCCCGTGGTGACGCAGCAGAGCGACATCGACGCGCTGCCCACCCCCGCGGCCGCGATCGCCGCGGTCGCCGTCCCGCTCGCCCTGTGGATCGGCGCGTTCGCGATCTACCTGCTGCTCACGCCGTTCAGCCGCCGCGAGCTGGCCTCGACGGCGTCGACCTTCCGCGTCGTCGTCGCCGCCCTCGTCCCCGCCGCCGCGCTCGCCCTGGTGCAGGCTGCCGTGGTGGCGGTCGTGCTGTTCGCGGTGGGGGCGCATCCGCTTCACGTGATGGGCGCCATCCTGTTCTCGGCGGTGATGTCGGTGAGCTTCGTGATGCTGCACCAGGGGCTCGTCGCTTTGTTCGGGCAGGCGGGACGCCTGGTGTCGCTCGCGCTGGTGGTGGTGCAGGTGGCGGCTGCCGCCGTCATCATCCCGAACGGGCTCAGTTCGCCGTTCTACACCGGGCTCGCGCAGCTGCTGCCGCTGTCGCATGCCATCACGGGAATGCACGCGCTCATCGGTGGAGGGTCGGCGGCGGTGGCCGCTCAGGAGGCGCTGGTGCTCGTCGTCTTCGCCGCCATCGGGCTCGTGCTCACACTGGTCGCGGTGACGCGCGCGCGGGGGCGGAGCGCCGTGGTGCTCGCGGCGGGAGCGACGCGCGGGCCGGGTGCCGCGGGCGGATCGGGCGCGCCGGCGCTGCCCGCTTCACCGACGGCCGCGCCCGCCGCCTAG